CCCACATTGGGAACCAAGGGTATCGACCATGGCTTGCTGAACCGGGTGCAGCTCTTTATCTCGGAGCGCTTCTACCGTGAAAACTTCTCTGCCATGCAACATCGGAACGAGAACCAAACAGCTGTTGACCGCACGCAATTGTGCAGCGCGTCCCTGCTCAGCATCCAACATCAAGACGGTGCAGGCACCGCAATCGCCTTCGGCACATCCTTCTTTCGTTCCAGTGAGTGAGGCCTCATAACGCAAATAATTGAGTAATGTCTCGTTGGGTGAAATGTCGCGAATGTCCACCCGTTTCCCATTTAGGAAAAAATGCAGTGGCGCCATTTGGCCACCTCCAAATCATCTCTACTAGTACTGATCGCCCCAAAATGCCGCCATGACCATTTCGGGAGCGGCCGAAGCTTTTAATATAGCGTACCATCGAAATCAAACGATTATCATGACACATTTTGGCGAAATGAACTATCCTCTTGTCTAATTGTGCTACTTTACACTATACGGGTCGGCCGACCTGACGTTGGGAAAAGGAGCCAGCTCTACCATGCCTGTTGAAGCAGACGACTCAAAATACCTAGCCGAAGCCATTAGACTGGCTCAAGAAGGCGCAAGCTCCAACCGCGGCGGCCCCTTTGGTGCAATCATTGTAAAAGATGGAAAAATCATCGGTAAAGGCAACAACGGCGTTACATCCACCAACGATCCGACGGCCCACGCTGAAGTAACGGCCATTCGTCATGCCTGTAAGGAAATCGCGGATTTCCAGCTCGATGGTACGACCATCTACTCGAGCTGTGAGCCCTGCCCGATGTGCTTGGCCGCCATTTACTGGGCGCGAATTGAGCGGGTAGTCTACGCGTGCACGCGAGATGACGCGGCAGATATTGGCTTTGATGACGCACATATCTACAACGAGCTTCCCTTAAGCAACGAAGAGCGGTCCATTCGAATTGAGACAATGATGCGAGATGAAGGCTTAGAAGCCTTTAAGGCCTGGAGAGAAAAAGGAGATAAGGTTCGTTACTAACTGGTGCGAGCCTGGCTGATAGAGCCTGTTTTCCGCAAGGATACTGTAAGCGCTTTTTGAACCAACTTCTTAGGAATATTGGCACCAATCTGACGCAAACAGCTAATTAAAACCACACCGATACGAGAGTCATCCTCAGCTTCGAGTGCCATCAATAAGTAGCGCTCGAGCGCGCCGTGGTCATCGTCCATATGTCTCAAGATTAGCCTGTGCATGGCTTCTGCAGTGGTCAAACGAATATCTGCATCGTCATCACGAAGCGCAAGCGTTAACTGCGCGAGCGTCTCCATCGTTCCCACTTTACCCAAAGCTTCAATCACCGGCATCAGACATCGCTGAGCGCGAAACCCTGCTTCTAGAATTTCAATGGCCCGAGATGCACCAATTTCTCCGAGTGCCCAAACGGCTTTCGATTGAACAGCGATTGCAGGATGATTTGCGAAAAGTTCGATTAAGGCTTCCACCGCCGGTTCGTATCGAGCTACGCCCATAGAGTGAGCTGCAGATGCAACCAATCTCGCATCGTCAGACGCAAGCCTCGCTTCAAATGCCTTAATAAAGGGCTTGTCACCAGCGATAAGCATCGCCCGGGCAGCTGCGCCCCGAAGCTGAGGGTGTTGGTCGACTGAACTGGCAATCAAGCGAAGAACACTTTGAGCCATACCATCTTCTCCCTCACGGGCTAAGATAGCGCTGATGGCCTCGAGAGCAAGAAGTCGCTCTTCGACTTCAGCATTGGAATCCTCAACCAGTTCGATGAGTTCAATCAGTGCATCTTTACCTTTTGCTATTTTAGTCGCCAAAGGATGCGCTTCGGGCCGATG
This genomic stretch from Deltaproteobacteria bacterium harbors:
- a CDS encoding nucleoside deaminase encodes the protein MPVEADDSKYLAEAIRLAQEGASSNRGGPFGAIIVKDGKIIGKGNNGVTSTNDPTAHAEVTAIRHACKEIADFQLDGTTIYSSCEPCPMCLAAIYWARIERVVYACTRDDAADIGFDDAHIYNELPLSNEERSIRIETMMRDEGLEAFKAWREKGDKVRY
- a CDS encoding HEAT repeat domain-containing protein, producing MSASAALKSREKLVRKQLEEIDPRLGHRPEAHPLATKIAKGKDALIELIELVEDSNAEVEERLLALEAISAILAREGEDGMAQSVLRLIASSVDQHPQLRGAAARAMLIAGDKPFIKAFEARLASDDARLVASAAHSMGVARYEPAVEALIELFANHPAIAVQSKAVWALGEIGASRAIEILEAGFRAQRCLMPVIEALGKVGTMETLAQLTLALRDDDADIRLTTAEAMHRLILRHMDDDHGALERYLLMALEAEDDSRIGVVLISCLRQIGANIPKKLVQKALTVSLRKTGSISQARTS